The following proteins come from a genomic window of Macadamia integrifolia cultivar HAES 741 chromosome 14, SCU_Mint_v3, whole genome shotgun sequence:
- the LOC122061646 gene encoding sucrose-phosphatase 2-like: MDRLNGSPRLMIVSDLDHTMVDHHDPENLSLLRFNALWEANYRHDSLLVFSTGRSPTLYKQLRKEKPMLSPDITIMSVGTEITYGDSMVPDDGWEQFLNQKWDRNIVAEETSKFPQLTLQAETEQRPHKVSFYVEKGKAHEVMKALSERLEKRGLDVKIIYSGGMDLDILPQGAGKGQALAYLLKKLKTEGKPPKNTLACGDSGNDAELFTIPDVHGVMVANAQEELLHWHAENAKNNPRIIHATERCAGGIIEAIGHFKLGPNLSPRDISDFSECKVEDFHPGHEVVKFYLCYERWRRGEVENSQHFLQNLKAVCYPSGVLVHPSGAECSLHGCIDAMGSCYGDKQGKQFRIWIDRVSCAQIGSDIWLVKFDKWELSDEKRQGCVSTLLLNTKSSSSSSGPIWVHVQQTWSDGSRLKDQTGWLF, translated from the exons ATGGATCGGCTAAATGGTTCCCCACGTCTCATGATAGTTTCAGATCTTGACCATACAATG gtGGATCATCATGATCCGGAGAATCTCTCGCTGCTTAGGTTTAATGCCTTATGGGAAGCCAATTACCGTCATGATTCTCTGCTAGTTTTCTCGACTGGGAGGTCTCCTACGCTTTATAAACAGCTGAGGAAAGAGAAGCCCATGTTAAGCCCAGATATAACAATAATGTCAGTGGGAACTGAGATAACATATGGTGATTCGATGGTGCCAGATGATGGTTGGGAGCAATTTTTGAATCAGAAATGGGACAGAAACATTGTTGCAGAGGAAACATCCAAGTTTCCCCAACTTACCTTACAG GCTGAAACAGAGCAGCGACCCCACAAGGTTAGCTTTTATGTAGAGAAGGGTAAGGCCCATGAGGTGATGAAGGCTCTTTCAGAGAGACTGGAGAAACGCGGG TTAGATGTAAAAATTATTTACAGTGGTGGGATGGATCTTGATATTTTACCACAAGGCGCTGGCAAAGGACAAGCTCTTGCATATTTACTTAAGAAGTTGAAGACTGAAGGCAAGCCACCGAAAAACACTCTTGCTTGTGGTGACTCTGGTAATGATGCCGAGCTTTTCACCATCCCAGATGTACATGGTGTCATG GTTGCAAATGCCCAGGAAGAACTATTACATTGGCATGCTGAAAATGCTAAGAACAATCCCCGCATAATTCATGCAACTGAAAGGTGTGCAGGAGGGATCATAGAAGCAATTGGTCATTTTAAGCTTGGTCCAAATTTATCTCCAAGAGATATTTCAGATTTCTCAGAGTGCAAAGTAGAAGATTTCCATCCTGGTCATGAAGTGGTGAAGTTCTACTTGTGCTATGAAAGATGGCGGCGTGGAGAAGTCGAGAATTCTCAGCATTTTCTACAGAACTTGAAAGCTGTCTGT TATCCATCTGGAGTGCTTGTCCATCCTTCTGGAGCAGAGTGCTCTCTTCATGGCTGCATAGATGCAATGGGAAGTTGTTATGGAGACAAGCAAGGAAAACAATTCCGGATATGGATCGATAGAGTATCGTGTGCACAGATTGGTTCGGACATATGGCTAGTTAAGTTTGATAAGTGGGAGCTCTCTG ATGAAAAACGGCAAGGTTGTGTGAGCACACTTTTGTTAAATACGAAG AGTAGTTCATCATCATCAGGACCCATATGGGTGCATGTGCAGCAGACGTGGTCCGATGGATCACGTTTAAAAGATCAAACAGGCTGGCTTTTCTAG